GGGCGATACCCCCTTCTCCTTCCATACCGAAAACACGGCAGCATCGATCGTTGCAGCGCTCGGAGGCGACAATATCGTTGGCCCGATGACGAAGGACGGCCGCTTCGGCGAACAGCTCAGCCTCGAAACGATGCTGGAAAAAGATCCGGAGGTGATCTTCGTCTATGACAGCGGCCCGGATCGTCCGCACGAGAATAATCCCATCTGGAAACAGCTCTCGGCCGTCAAGAACGGTCGCGTGCACTATGTCGGTGACGAATGGGTGGAGACCAATGGTCCGATCGGCCGTGAGCTGGTGCTGCGTGAGGCCGCCCACTACCTCTACCCCGACACCTTCCCTGCCGTCGACGTCAAGGCGGAGGCGGCGAAGCTGATCCCGACCGAGCTGCAAAATTGATGAGGATCGCGGCTGCTCAGCCGCCACGCAATGATCTTCGATCGCTGGTGATGACAATCACGATCGTGGCCGTTGCCGCGATCGTGATTGTCGGCGGGCTTCTGATCGGCGCAAAGCCGCTTCAGCCGCGAGCTCTTTGGACGGTTCTGTTCGAGCCCGACGGGAAGATCGATTCCATTGTCGTATGGACATTGCGGCTGCCGCGCAGCCTCGCGGCTTACATCGGAGGCGCCGGTCTCAGCGTCTCCGGTTATCTGCTGCAGACACTGACCCGCAATCCGCTCGCCGGGCCGGGCCTGACCGGCGTGATATCCGGAGCGGTGACACCGATCGTTTTCTGTTTCGTTTTCATGCCGTGGCTTTCGTCCGCATATTATCCGTTGGTCGGGCTGGCGGGCGGTTTGGCGGCTGCGCTGTTGACCTTCTGGGTCTCACGCGGAGGCAGAGGACGCCCCTTGCATCTGGCCCTTGGCGGCGTCAGCATTTCTTTGTTCCTCAGCGCAGTCACGACCTACATCCTGTTGTTGAGCGGACCGCAGGTGCCGTCATTGCTTTTCTGGCTGGCCGGCGGCTTTCAGGGACGTTCGTGGACGCAGCTCGCATACATGACACCTTGGGTTTTTCTTGGCACCGCCGGCGCATTGGCATGCCAGCGCGTGATCGGACTTCTCGCCCTTAGCGAGCAGGCGGCGGCCGGGATGGGATTGCAGCTCTCGTTTTGGAAGCCATTGCTGCTTCTTCTCGCAGTTTTGCCGGTGGCGGGCGTGACGCCCGTGGCAGGTCCTGTCGCCTTCGTCGGGTTGGCAGCGCCGCATATCGCCCGGCTTTTGGGGCCGAAAAGTCCAGGATGGACGATTGCGCTCACCGCGGCCATCGGCGGCCTGATGGTGGTTGTCGCCGACGTCATTGCGCGAAGCGTTGCCGCTCCCCAAGAACTTCCGGTTGGCATCGTCACGGCGCTGATAGGAGGGCCGTTGTTCATCTACCTCGTGCAAAGCCGCAACTTCTCCTTCAAGGGAGAAGCGTGAGCATGGCCACTTCTCTGTCGCTCCGAAACACCGGCAGCACCGGATTCCTGCTCGCCTTTATCTTCATCGCGCTCCTCTCGTTCATGCTGGCGGTGTTTGTGGGCGTGGCCGATATTCCCCCATCGGATGTCATCGCTGTGTTCACGGGACACGGTTCGCAGCAGGCGCAATCGGTCATCATGGATATCCGCCTGCCCCGAATTGTGACGGGTATACTGGCTGGCATTCATCTCGCTGTTGCCGGCCTTATTCTTCAAAGCGTTACCCGCAACCCGCTGGCCGATCCTTCGATCATGGGTGTCTCGCAGGGGGCAACGCTCGCAGTCACCGTCTTCCTGCTGTTCACAGTCTATATTCACTATACCGGATCGACGACCGTCGCCGAACTTCCCCTTGAGTGGCTGCCGGCCGTCGGCACGGTGGGCGGTCTTCTGGCAGGCGGCATCATCTATATGCTGGCCTTTCGTCTCGACCTTGGACCGCTTCGCATCACGCTTTGCGGCATTGCGGTGGGAGCCGTGCTACAGGCGCTAGCCATCGGATTGATCGCAGGCTGGGGCTCTGCGCGGATTGAAGTGCTACTGGAATGGCTTTCCGGCAGTCTCTATGCGCGCAGTTGGGAACATGCCGCCTTCCTGTTTCCGTATACGATTGCCGGTCTCGCTGTCTTGCCCATGATCCGAAGGCCGCTGGAACTGCTGCGCTTCGATGTTTCCACGGCCCGGTCCTTCGGGCTTTCCTACCGGCGGCAATTTTCGCTTGCGCTGCTTTTGTCCTGCGCGCTTGCGGCAAGCGCGGTTGGCACGGTCGGACCCATCGTCTTCATCGGGCTTATCGTCCCTCACCTTGCCCGCTTTCTGGCCGGCAAGCGCACCGCCCTCGTTCTGCCTCTGACGATCGCCCTCGGCGCCGTGACCGTAACCCTCGGAGATCTTGTCGGCCGGCTCATCGGGCAGGCCGACGAAATCCCGATCGGTATCGTCACGGCGATCTGCGGCGTTCCCGTGCTCATCGCGCTTCTGCGCAAAACCCCATGAGGATGCCATGCTGCTGTCCTGCTCCCGCCTGTCCGTCGCCTATGGTGCTCGAAGAGCACTGAAGGCTCTCAATCTCTCCTTCAGGCCAGGCGAGATCCGTGCGCTGATCGGACCCAACGGCTCCGGAAAGAGCACGGCCCTCCAAGCCCTTTCCGGTCTGATCAAACCGGCGGGAGGCAACACCGAGATCGACGGCAGACCGATCACCTCCATGTCGCGCCGGCAGTTGGCAAGGCACCTTGCATTTCTGCCGCAGCAGCCGGCCGCACCTGACGAGATGACCGTGGCGCAACTGGTGAGGCAAGGTCGCTTCGCACATGTCGGCCTGTTCCGGAACTACGGCCCGCGGGACGAAGATGCCATTCGCTGGGCCCTGGAAAGCACCGGCCTTCATAGTTTCGCCGACAGGAGCCTGCGGGAATTGTCCGGCGGCGAGCGCCAGCGGGCCTGGATCTCGGCGGCGATTGCACAGGAAGCACGAATCCTGCTTCTCGATGAGCCGACGTCATTTCTCGACATCGGCTACCAGGTGGAAGTCCTCGATCTTGTCTATCGGCTCAGCCGGGAAAAAGGCGTCACCATCATCATGGCGATCCACGACCTCAACCAGGCAATGTCCGTTTGCGATCAGATCTCATTGCTCGATAGGGGCAATCTGGTCTTTGACGGCGATCCAAAGGTACTGGCCGACACTGGGCTGATCGAAAAGGTCTTCCGGGTGAAAGGCCGTTTCGTGCCGATCACCTCCGATGCGCCCCCGCATTTCGATGTCGAGCTTGCGCATCGGTATCACTAGGACAGGCGGAGTCACGGGGCTTTGGGAGGCTTTGGAAATGTATCCGGAAGATCATGATTCGAACGCATCCTCCAAGGGTTTCCTGGCTGAACTTCTGATTCGCATGCCGATGCTTCGGTGGCTTTTGGGCAACCTGCCCGTTCGCACCGCCCCCGAAAAGCAATCCGTTTCCGGCTATGGCGCCGATGAGCCTCTCTGCAAGGAATTGGCGGATGCCGCGATAGGCGATCTACGCCGGAAGGCTCTGATTTCCTCGGTGCTCCATTCCGCTTCTTCCCGTTGGCAGCGCGGCTGACGGAGAACAATGACCTTACATCTTCCAGGAGCGGGCTTTTCCGCCAACTGTTAATCGCAAGCAGCGTTCCTATATATAGCTGCAAATCGTCTTTCTGCCTAAGGACAGGAGAAACAATGCTTGGTGCAGTTCCGCGTTTCACGCAGCTAGCAGTCATCGTCGCTCTCGCCGTTGCCACCACCCTTGCAAGCTTCGGCGATGCCGATGCACGGCGGGCCGGCGGCTTCGGTGGATTTGGCAGCCGTGGAACC
The nucleotide sequence above comes from Rhizobium sp. CB3090. Encoded proteins:
- a CDS encoding ABC transporter ATP-binding protein gives rise to the protein MLLSCSRLSVAYGARRALKALNLSFRPGEIRALIGPNGSGKSTALQALSGLIKPAGGNTEIDGRPITSMSRRQLARHLAFLPQQPAAPDEMTVAQLVRQGRFAHVGLFRNYGPRDEDAIRWALESTGLHSFADRSLRELSGGERQRAWISAAIAQEARILLLDEPTSFLDIGYQVEVLDLVYRLSREKGVTIIMAIHDLNQAMSVCDQISLLDRGNLVFDGDPKVLADTGLIEKVFRVKGRFVPITSDAPPHFDVELAHRYH
- a CDS encoding iron ABC transporter permease codes for the protein MTITIVAVAAIVIVGGLLIGAKPLQPRALWTVLFEPDGKIDSIVVWTLRLPRSLAAYIGGAGLSVSGYLLQTLTRNPLAGPGLTGVISGAVTPIVFCFVFMPWLSSAYYPLVGLAGGLAAALLTFWVSRGGRGRPLHLALGGVSISLFLSAVTTYILLLSGPQVPSLLFWLAGGFQGRSWTQLAYMTPWVFLGTAGALACQRVIGLLALSEQAAAGMGLQLSFWKPLLLLLAVLPVAGVTPVAGPVAFVGLAAPHIARLLGPKSPGWTIALTAAIGGLMVVVADVIARSVAAPQELPVGIVTALIGGPLFIYLVQSRNFSFKGEA
- a CDS encoding iron ABC transporter permease produces the protein MATSLSLRNTGSTGFLLAFIFIALLSFMLAVFVGVADIPPSDVIAVFTGHGSQQAQSVIMDIRLPRIVTGILAGIHLAVAGLILQSVTRNPLADPSIMGVSQGATLAVTVFLLFTVYIHYTGSTTVAELPLEWLPAVGTVGGLLAGGIIYMLAFRLDLGPLRITLCGIAVGAVLQALAIGLIAGWGSARIEVLLEWLSGSLYARSWEHAAFLFPYTIAGLAVLPMIRRPLELLRFDVSTARSFGLSYRRQFSLALLLSCALAASAVGTVGPIVFIGLIVPHLARFLAGKRTALVLPLTIALGAVTVTLGDLVGRLIGQADEIPIGIVTAICGVPVLIALLRKTP